A stretch of Acropora muricata isolate sample 2 chromosome 7, ASM3666990v1, whole genome shotgun sequence DNA encodes these proteins:
- the LOC136921624 gene encoding uncharacterized protein encodes MPVKNGYVKLPQRETSVPLNRQETSVWYLLFFLWMSELFKTGSSRPLEQFDLLPIKEENKTRILTENLEKIWHEEKKACFDRGKTPRLWRCVAKMLPAKEVLLIILFGMVDMIGGILRCLLLGVILSNLSLNNGDKTVMYVCAVLIGVVSMTERISTHTRSWMSESAGARIACALKGIIYSKVTLVGRETLQQFQEGHVIDLLSNDIQRMELAPRWLFDIVSSVCYFPVVLYLFLNLFRWEALAGILFLVGLVPYFLFASHRIGSLRWQTLRASDKRITVMNELVSGIRTVKTQAWEHIYEESVKNVRRQEISKIRQKNLVMSITEAITTSSSSTAVFLSVLFLVANHWLLSPVDAFIVLSFMKLLKVHLSILLGKGLGVMSEAIVSFKRIEEFLLLDELPSSRDGLNVSYSFSENQKTLTANDQAINSFWQRKDLSFKGKANKNEDVNNEQVTSLKDIGQSLVVCNLNYKIDTKDAKPILSDVSFIAPRESLTIICGRVGSGKSTLLSAIAGEVKWSSGNVHRQGTLAYVTQVPWVFSGTIKENILFNEPYDPEWYSTVVEACALKADIELFPNKHETPVGQRGVVLSGGQKARVSLARAVYSCADVYLLDDPLSAVDQNVGDEIFRKCICGLLGDKIRVLVSHHRRYLQEADEIVILDDGHVVEKRKPQKCERDFGGSIVPSTSSGKYQSELDPIEKSKGLKIPDEDRAIGSVSFQLYWDYFKSGIHPSLVVALVAFFLLTEFALIIPDVWLSYLSKKTLEQQQKVDSMVIYAGATATSLVLITIRVFLFFTVSLRSSQRLHDRMVEALMHAQLSFFDTNPAGRILNRFSRDIGSIDEELPQNFILCIQNILLVISATLLPAISNPWLLFIFFPTTAAFIVLGRYYLKTSRELKRLESICRSPVFSHFSETMAGLDTIRTRGMQEKSTDQFYRHQDLHNQALYMVIASSRWFGLRVDLLCIPFITCVALASAGFSMQPEIAGLSLSYIMETLDYTQYAVRNFSEVENLMTSVERVITYTNLESEPGYKTKAIPPKHWPRDGHVTLRNVTMTYYEGGPQVLRNLNFSIEGKSRIGVVGRTGAGKSSFVAALLRMPDAQGGVTIDGVRINDINLKESRRCISVLSQVPVIFSGSLRRNLDPMNEHGDLHLWSALELVQLKSFVENLNGQLQYELLERGANLSVGERQLVSLARTLLQNNRIVILDEPTAHVDPITEQTIWKTVHEKLNNCTVIIIAHRLDTVKSCDTILVMREGEIAEFGTFDSLMGREGSFLSTIIMPVKMRYNKLPREEPTSSLQKEQIGIWSLLFYHWMTDTFKTGNSRPLQQSDLLPIEEQNKTRTLTENLQNIWFEERNACFRGGKRPRLWRCVAKILPLLEIMIMVLFGMVGSICAILRCLLLGVILSNLNSNKGDKTVMYVSVVLMAVVIIGGKIFQQFRNWMAEVMGQRICCALRGMIYSKICMIGHHPLQEFREGQVIDLISNDIQRMELLPMWFFDIVVSTYYTPIVFYLFLTLFHWEAITGGLFLLSLVAFFLFASYLVGKLRRQTAQISDKRIAVMNELVSGIRAVKTQAWEDNYDESVKEIRRHEISKIRLKSMVLSTVEAFISSSSSIAAFLSILSLVMSNWGLNPVDAFMLLSLMNQMKKYVSLFLGRGLPVLSEARVSFNRIEEFLNLDELPVVSSDGFNVSDCLLERKTILSRNEQHSTSSPQKRKELLQTSIHGNGNRTVTNSAAEVREQMISRKNDSLEVCNATFKVHEGDEKSILFDVCFETPRNSLTVVCGRVGSGKSTLLSAIAGEVNLTKGTVHYPGTLAYVTQVPWVFSGTIKENILFNEPYDPEWYSTVVEACALKKDIELFPNKHDTLVGQRGVVLSGGQKARVSLARAVYSCADVYLLDDPLSAVDQKVGDEIFRKCICGLLGDKIRVLVCHHRRYLQAADEIVIMDNGQVVEKRKPQKCEDDFGESIVPNTSSGGYLLDLQPQTEKSSDKAMGLDIPDEDRAVGGVSFRLYWNYFTSGIHPILFVSLIALFLVTQPILVFPDVWLSYLSKKTLEEQQRMDIVIYAGATAASIALTTFRVFLFFIVSLKSSQRLHDRMVKAILHTLPSFFDTNPTGRILNRFSRDIGTMDEQLPPIFISCIEESLFVFSGVLIPAIANPWLLLIFFPTAVVFILLVRYYLKTSRELKRLESICRSPVFSHFSETMTGLETIRTRRMEKEFIDQFYRHQDVHNQAFYMVLSSSRWFSVRSDLLCVPFIACVALASVAFSMDPAIAGLSLAFVTEAFAFAQYSVRLFGLVENSMTSVERAITYTKLESEPGYQTKTLPPKHWPRDGHVTLRDVSLTYYEGGPRVLNNINFNIEARSRIGVVGRTGAGKSSFVAALLRMPDAQGDVIIDGVKITDINLKESRRCISVLSQIPVIFSGSLRRNLDPMNQHEDLRLWSALEDVQLKSVVESLNGQLEYELLESGANLSVGERQLVCLARTLLQDNRIVILDEPTAHVDPITEQTIWKTVHEKLNNCTVITIAHRLDTIKSCDTILVMREGEIAEFGTFDSLMGRESSFLATIAQTISQ; translated from the exons ATGCCGGTTAAAAACGGATACGTCAAACTGCCCCAACGAGAAACTTCTGTCCCCCTAAATCGACAGGAAACTAGTGTGTggtatcttttgttttttctttggatGAGTGAACTCTTCAAGACGGGAAGCTCACGCCCTCTAGAACAGTTTGATTTGTTACCCATAAAAGAGGAAAACAAGACAAGGATTTTGAcggaaaaccttgaaaaaatttGGCATGAAGAAAAAAAGGCGTGCTTTGATCGAGGAAAAACACCGCGATTGTGGAGATGTGTGGCAAAGATGTTACCCGCCAAAGAAGTTTTGTTAATAATCCTGTTTGGAATGGTAGATATGATTGGCGGTATTCTCCGATGTTTACTCCTTGGTGTGATCCTGTCAAACTTGAGCTTAAATAATGGAGACAAGACTGTGATGTACGTCTGTGCTGTGCTTATTGGAGTAGTATCCATGACAGAGAGAATATCTACCCATACTCGAAGTTGGATGTCAGAATCAGCGGGTGCCAGGATTGCGTGTGCTCTCAAAGGCATAATTTATTCAAAG GTTACTCTTGTTGGACGTGAGACATTGCAACAATTCCAGGAAGGTCACGTGATCGATCTGCTGTCCAATGACATTCAGCGCATGGAACTAGCACCTCGCTGGCTTTTCGATATAGTTTCCTCGGTATGTTATTTTCCAGTTGTTCTTTATTTGTTTCTGAATCTGTTTCGATGGGAAGCTCTTGCTGGAATACTGTTTTTAGTCGGCCTCGTTCCCTATTTTCTGTTCGCCTCGCATCGCATTGGAAGCCTCCGATGGCAAACTCTACGAGCGTCGGATAAACGTATCACAGTCATGAATGAGCTGGTGTCCGGTATACGCACTGTGAAGACACAAGCTTGGGAACACATCTATGAAGAAAGTGTGAAGAATGTACGAAG GCAAGAAATCAGCAAGATTCGTCAGAAAAATTTGGTGATGTCTATTACCGAGGCGATCACAACATCCTCATCTTCAACCGCGGTATTTCTGTCGGTTCTCTTTCTGGTTGCGAACCACTGGTTACTGAGTCCAGTAGACGCGTTTATTGTTCTTTCCTTCATGAAGCTGCTGAAGGTTCATCTTTCGATACTCTTGGGTAAAGGCCTTGGAGTAATGTCTGAAGCAATTGTGTCATTTAAAAGAATTGAAGAATTCTTACTTTTAGACGAGTTACCTTCATCCCGCGATGGTTTAAACGTTTCCTATAGTTTTTCAGAAAATCAAAAGACATTGACCGCTAATGACCAAGCAATAAACTCATTCTGGCAAAGGAAGGACCTATCTTTTAAAGGCaaggcaaataaaaatgaagacGTAAACAACGAACAGGTGACTTCACTCAAAGACATAGGACAATCCCTGGTCGTTTGCAATCTGAATTACAAAATAGACACAAAAGATGCAAAACCCATACTAAGCGATGTTAGTTTCATTGCACCAAGAGAAAGTCTAACAATTATTTGTGGCCGAGTTGGGAGTGGAAAGTCCACACTGCTATCTGCAATTGCAGGAGAAGTCAAGTGGTCCAGTGGAAATGTACACCGCCAAGGAACCCTTGCCTATGTTACACAAGTACCCTGGGTGTTTTCTGGAACTATCAAGGAAAACATTTTATTCAATGAGCCTTACGATCCCGAATGGTATTCAACTGTTGTGGAAGCTTGCGCCCTGAAGGCCGATATTGAGCTATTTCCGAACAAACACGAAACACCTGTAGGTCAAAGAGGGGTTGTTCTCAGTGGTGGACAGAAGGCTCGTGTCAGTCTCGCTAGAGCTGTGTATTCGTGTGCTGATGTCTACCTCCTTGATGATCCACTCAGCGCTGTCGACCAAAACGTTGGTGATGAGATATTTAGAAAGTGCATCTGCGGTCTGCTGGGTGACAAGATTCGAGTGTTAGTCTCTCACCATCGTAGATATCTACAAGAAGCTGatgaaattgtcattttggaCGATGGCCATGTCGTGGAAAAGAGAAAACCTCAGAAGTGTGAGAGAGATTTTGGTGGGAGCATTGTCCCAAGTACTTCCTCCGGCAAATATCAATCCGAGCTAGACCCCATTGAAAAATCAAAGGGATTGAAAATTCCCGACGAAGATAGGGCGATTGGCAGCGTGTCTTTTCAGCTTTACTGGGATTATTTCAAGAGCGGAATACACCCAAGCCTTGTTGTTGCTTTGGTAGCGTTCTTTCTTCTCACTGAAT ttgCTCTAATCATTCCTGATGTATGGTTGTCTTACTTATCGAAAAAAACTTTGGAACAGCAACAGAAGGTGGATAGCATGGTTATTTACGCTGGTGCTACTGCAACATCACTTGTGCTAATAACCATCCGTGTGTTCCTGTTTTTTACTGTGTCACTACGATCATCTCAGCGGCTGCACGACAGGATGGTAGAAGCCTTAATGCACGCCCAACTATCTTTCTTCGACACAAATCCAGCAGGGCGAATCTTGAACCGTTTTTCAAGAGACATTGGAAGTATAGACGAAGAGCTACCCCAGAACTTTATCTTGTGTATTCAAAACATACTCTTAGTTATCTCAGCTACCTTGCTACCAGCGATATCAAATCCATGGTTGTTATTCATCTTCTTCCCAACTACAGCGGCGTTTATAGTACTTGGAAGATATTATCTAAAGACCTCTCGAGAACTAAAGAGGTTAGAGTCCATTTGTCGCAGTCCagttttctctcatttttccgAGACCATGGCTGGACTGGACACCATTCGCACAAGAGGAATGCAGGAAAAAAGTACCGACCAGTTTTACAG ACATCAAGACTTACACAACCAAGCATTATACATGGTGATTGCAAGCAGTCGATGGTTTGGCCTTCGAGTTGATCTTCTGTGTATTCCCTTTATAACATGTGTGGCCCTTGCATCAGCGGGATTTTCAATGCAACCAG AAATTGCTGGGCTTTCTCTATCGTATATTATGGAAACCTTGGACTATACACAGTATGCCGTTCGAAACTTTTCCGAAGTGGAGAACTTAATGACATCAGTGGAGCGAGTGATTACTTACACGAACCTTGAATCCGAACCAGGATACAAAACGAAGGCGATTCCACCCAAGCATTGGCCGCGTGATGGGCATGTAACACTTCGTAACGTGACTATGACCTATTATGAGGGCGGACCTCAAGTCTTGAGGAATTTAAACTTCAGCATCGAAGGGAAGTCGAGGATTGGAGTTGTTGGGAGAACTGGGGCAGGAAAGTCATCTTTTGTGGCAGCTCTTCTACGCATGCCTGATGCCCAAGGTGGCGTCACTATTGATGGAGTGCGAATAAACGACATTAATCTCAAAGAATCTAGGCGATGCATTTCTGTTCTCAGTCAAGTTCCAGTCATTTTCAGTGGATCTTTAAGACGAAATCTTGATCCAATGAACGAGCACGGAGATCTCCATTTGTGGTCCGCTCTTGAACTTGTACAGCTCAAATCATTCGTAGAAAACCTCAACGGTCAACTGCAATATGAGCTGCTGGAGAGAGGGGCTAACTTAAGTGTGGGAGAGAGACAACTCGTTTCCTTAGCGCGCACTTTATTACAGAATAACAGAATCGTTATTTTGGATGAGCCAACAGCCCACGTTGATCCAATAACTGAGCAAACCATCTGGAAAACTGTGCACGAGAAATTAAACAACTGTACAGTGATAATTATTGCTCATCGGTTGGACACAGTCAAAAGCTGCGACACGATATTAGTAATGAGGGAGGGGGAGATCGCTGAATTTGGTACATTTGATTCACTTATGGGTAGGGAGGGCAGTTTTCTATCTACAATT ATAATGCCGGTCAAAATGAGATACAACAAGTTACCAAGAGAAGAACCTACTTCATCTTTGCAAAAAGAACAGATTGGTATTTGGTCTCTTTTGTTTTATCATTGGATGACTGACACTTTCAAGACAGGAAATTCTCGTCCTTTGCAGCAGTCGGATCTGTTGCCCATTgaagagcaaaacaaaacaaggactTTGACTGAAAACCTTCAAAACATTTGGTTTGAGGAAAGAAATGCGTGCTTTCGTGGCGGAAAAAGACCTCGATTGTGGAGATGTGTGGCAAAGATTCTACCGCTTTTAGAGATAATGATAATGGTCCTATTTGGAATGGTGGGATCGATTTGCGCTATTCTTCGGTGTTTACTCCTCGGTGTGATCCTATCTAACTTAAATTCCAATAAAGGAGATAAGACTGTTATGTACGTCTCTGTTGTACTTATGGCAGTAGTCATTATCGGAGGAAAGATTTTCCAGCAATTTCGAAACTGGATGGCTGAAGTAATGGGCCAAAGGATCTGCTGTGCTCTAAGAGGCATGATTTATTCAAAG ATTTGCATGATTGGTCATCACCCACTGCAAGAATTCCGGGAAGGGCAGGTCATCGATCTGATCTCCAATGATATTCAGCGAATGGAACTTTTGCCCATGTGGTTTTTCGACATTGTCGTATCAACCTATTACACTCccattgttttttatttgtttcttacCCTGTTCCACTGGGAAGCGATTACTGGGGGACTCTTTTTATTAAGTCTTgtagctttctttttgtttgcctCTTACCTTGTGGGAAAACTGCGTCGGCAAACAGCTCAGATATCTGATAAACGTATAGCAGTCATGAACGAGTTGGTGTCCGGGATAAGGGCTGTCAAGACTCAAGCTTGGGAAGATAACTACGATGAAAGTGTGAAGGAAATACGAAG GCATGAAATCAGCAAGATTCGTCTAAAGAGTATGGTGCTGTCTACTGTTGAAGCCTTCATATCATCTTCATCTTCCATTGCAGCATTTCTATCCATTCTTTCTCTTGTGATGAGCAACTGGGGACTAAATCCGGTAGACGCCTTCATGCTCCTTTCCTTGATGAACCAGATGAAAAAGTATGTCTCGCTTTTCTTAGGTCGAGGTCTTCCAGTATTATCTGAGGCAAGGGTGTCATTCAATAGAATAGAAGAATTCTTAAACTTAGACGAGCTGCCCGTCGTGTCCAGCGACGGTTTCAACGTTTCCGATTGCTTACTCGAGCGTAAAACGATATTGAGTAGAAATGAACAACACAGTACCTCATCCCCGCAAAAGAGAAAAGAATTGTTACAGACCAGCATCCATGGAAACGGTAACAGAACAGTAACTAACTCTGCTGCTGAAGTTAGGGAGCAGATGATTTCCCGCAAAAACGATTCCTTGGAGGTTTGTAATGCAACTTTCAAGGTTCACGAGGGAGACGAAAAAAGTATTCTCTTCGACGTTTGCTTCGAGACACCTAGAAATAGTCTCACCGTTGTATGTGGTCGGGTAGGGAGTGGAAAGTCCACACTGCTCTCAGCGATTGCAGGGGAAGTCAACTTGACAAAGGGGACTGTACATTATCCTGGAACTCTTGCATATGTTACACAAGTACCCTGGGTGTTTTCTGGAACTATCAAGGAAAACATTTTATTCAATGAGCCTTATGATCCCGAATGGTATTCAACTGTTGTAGAAGCTTGTGCCCTAAAGAAAGATATTGAGCTCTTTCCGAACAAACACGATACACTTGTAGGCCAGAGAGGAGTTGTTCTCAGTGGTGGACAGAAGGCTCGTGTCAGTCTTGCCAGAGCTGTCTATTCGTGTGCTGATGTCTACCTCCTTGATGATCCACTCAGTGCAGTCGACCAAAAAGTTGGTGATGAGATATTTAGAAAATGCATCTGTGGTCTGTTGGGTGACAAAATTCGAGTATTAGTGTGTCACCATCGCAGATATCTACaagcagctgatgaaattgtCATTATGGACAATGGCCAGGTcgtggaaaaaagaaaaccacaGAAATGTGAAGATGACTTTGGTGAGAGCATCGTCCCAAATACTTCTTCTGGTGGATATCTGCTCGACTTACAACCACAGACAGAGAAATCATCTGACAAAGCCATGGGACTGGATATTCCTGACGAGGATCGCGCCGTTGGTGGCGTGTCTTTTCGGCTTTACTGGAATTATTTCACCAGCGGAATACATCCAatcctttttgtttctttgattgcATTGTTTCTTGTCACGCAGc CCATTCTTGTTTTCCCTGATGTATGGTTGTCATATCTGTCAAAGAAAACTTTGGAAGAGCAGCAAAGGATGGATATAGTCATTTACGCTGGTGCTACTGCGGCATCGATTGCACTAACAACATTccgtgtgtttttgtttttcattgtgtcGCTAAAGTCGTCTCAACGGTTGCACGATAGGATGGTAAAGGCCATATTACACACACTGCCATCTTTCTTCGACACAAACCCAACTGGAAGAATCTTAAACCGCTTTTCACGAGACATCGGGACCATGGACGAACAACTTCCCCCAATCTTCATTTCATGCATTGAAGAGTCGCTCTTTGTCTTCTCAGGTGTCCTTATACCAGCTATTGCAAATCCATGGTTGTTATTGATCTTTTTCCCAACTGCAGTGGTGTTTATACTTCTCGTACGATACTACTTAAAGACCTCTCGAGAGCTTAAAAGATTGGAGTCCATTTGTCGGAGTCCAGTCTTCTCTCATTTTTCTGAGACTATGACTGGACTGGAAACTATTCGAACCAGAAGAATGGAAAAAGAATTTATAGACCAGTTTTACAG GCATCAAGACGTACACAACCAAGCATTTTACATGGTGCTGTCAAGCAGTCGATGGTTTTCTGTTCGGTCTGATCTCCTGTGTGTTCCTTTTATAGCATGTGTAGCCCTTGCCTCAGTGGCATTTTCAATGGATCCAG CAATTGCCGGACTTTCCCTGGCATTTGTGACGGAGGCTTTTGCATTTGCACAATATTCAGTTCGACTATTTGGATTAGTAGAAAACTCAATGACATCAGTGGAGCGAGCAATAACCTACACAAAGTTAGAATCTGAACCAGGATACCAAACAAAGACACTTCCACCCAAGCATTGGCCACGTGATGGTCATGTCACCCTTCGTGACGTCTCTTTGACGTATTATGAGGGCGGACCTCGAGTGCTGAATAATATAAATTTCAACATCGAAGCAAGGTCGAGGATTGGAGTTGTTGGGAGAACTGGGGCAGGAAAGTCATCTTTTGTAGCAGCTCTTCTGCGCATGCCTGATGCCCAAGGTGACGTCATTATTGATGGTGTGAAAATTACCGACATTAATCTCAAGGAATCCAGGCGGTGTATTTCTGTTCTCAGTCAAATTCCAGTTATTTTCAGCGGATCACTGAGACGAAATCTTGATCCAATGAATCAACACGAAGACCTTCGTTTGTGGTCCGCTCTTGAAGATGTGCAGCTCAAATCGGTCGTAGAAAGCCTCAACGGTCAACTGGAATATGAGTTGCTAGAGAGTGGGGCCAACTTAAGTGTTGGAGAGAGACAACTTGTTTGCTTAGCGCGCACTTTATTGCAGGACAACAGAATTGTTATTTTGGATGAGCCAACAGCCCACGTTGATCCAATAACTGAGCAAACCATCTGGAAGACTGTGCACGAGAAATTAAACAACTGTACGGTGATAACTATTGCTCATCGGTTGGACACAATCAAAAGCTGCGACACGATATTAGTAATGAGGGAGGGGGAGATAGCTGAATTTGGTACATTTGATTCGCTTATGGGTAGGGAGAGCAGTTTTCTAGCTACAATTGCACAAACTATTTCACAATAA